A stretch of Podospora bellae-mahoneyi strain CBS 112042 chromosome 5, whole genome shotgun sequence DNA encodes these proteins:
- a CDS encoding hypothetical protein (EggNog:ENOG503NYH8; COG:S), whose translation MIEIENAEVDEVEEVHQRCFLLSGKCVASTEPTSATGGDFVIVEPKPSSFVLVHVEDEHGNTGFPDQRWPLSLGQFKALVMLSPGLNKITVTSGNDAANAVELSLRYTPLLQVPPLHLAILVAKDSPLLIDCPPAKFGDISSTHSSLDAAISKLRVAAYMWQALAADNIYWEGLPRQSFRIEEEYSRDTLSRHAQQQSFGKQQVMGSVPRIHVIRTEKTISQLRDVEAEMEAGKSKAGQEQRHKDLYRIMSKAVKNSGGPLHPNNKPVIAALLLDAHFDEKLGRTLPDALFSIHKSDGLSLAMSGSQSTYSWPRFMDEIPDCLLDPTPVGDAVSRERCERPICMWEACSVSQGRFYKEIIRAFNPSATKPHFITSNDLKWAFKHSWWGYFQWPEHFLSRALRCAGEDEEKEPKPVRSDVTQTGYYQIQLKDALVLRNSAPEFQLPGYVTLPEGAPEICPLVEDTVDGRAAQNVEIKCDAGLASVWVCSKNMSISDGLTYPGEPLKSVRFSLREFTERLGPHVSEEERMATGGLDRIEALGMNGEKSTFHDISTWMRLRAAEYIDAGIPGTDLRFTKTAVGSNAEEEERSKGQWGMNHDWKWTVLLKRRSKRKGTKWYGTIVNATMIDVRVGCALDGAYVYYEDGSKVPCGPRLLPSTQMGGHQARKMAIPPGVEVTKVAVSKALKNHDVLKGLRVWLSNGQARGGLNLQSFASHLELHEVKVLEPPANHKIVGFYGTSGSWGMCQKFGIMSIPRDVELPGSVYDMEEFQNLPLDHYAEKQADEAGWEGEVDEMDEDMEEDPDTGYDEEWDERTRKIYGK comes from the exons ATGATTGAGATCGAAAAcgccgaggttgacgaggtggaggaggttcaCCAGCGATGCTTTCTGCTTTCCGGCAAATGTGTGGCCTCCACTGAGCCGACCTCTGCGACGGGCGGGGACTTTGTTATTGTCGAACCCAAGCCGAGCAGTTTTGTCTTGGTTCATGTGGAAGATGAGCATGGCAACACCGGCTTCCCTGACCAGCGCTGGCCGCTGTCGTTGGGACAGTTCAAGGCTTTGGTTATGCTTTCCCCTGGCCTGAACAAGATCACTGTGACATCGGGGAATGATGCCGCCAACGCGGTTGAG CTATCCCTTCGGTacacccctctcctccaagtACCGCCTCTTCATCTCGCCATCCTGGTAGCAAAGGATtcacccctcctcatcgactGCCCACCAGCCAAGTTTGGCGACATTTCCAGCACTCACTCGAGTCTCGATGCCGCCATTTCCAAGCTACGTGTGGCTGCTTACATGTGGCAAGCCTTGGCCGCCGACAACATCTACTGGGAAGGGCTGCCTCGCCAGTCGTTTCGAATTGAAGAGGAATATTCCCGCGACACCCTCAGCAGGCAcgcccagcagcagtctTTTGGCAAGCAGCAGGTCATGGGTTCCGTTCCCCGGATCCACGTCATCCGCACCGAGAAGACGATCTCCCAGTTACGCGACGTTGAGGCTGAGATGGAAGCGGGAAAATCAAAGGCAGGCCAGGAGCAGCGACACAAGGATTTGTACCGAATTATGTCCAAAGCGGTCAAGAACTCGGGCGGTCCTCTCCACCCAAACAACAAACCGGTCATCGCGGCCCTGCTTCTGGACGCGCACTTTGATGAGAAGCTGGGAAGGACCCTCCCAGACGCCCTTTTCTCCATCCACAAATCAGATGGCCTCTCGCTGGCCATGTCAGGGAGTCAGTCGACCTACTCGTGGCCCCGGTTCATGGATGAGATTCCAGACTGCCTCCTTGACCCGACACCTGTCGGGGACGCAGTCAGCAGGGAACGTTGTGAGCGGCCTATATGCATGTGGGAAGCTTGCTCCGTGAGCCAGGGACGGTTTTACAAGGAGATCATCCGGGCGTTTAACCCTTCGGCGACCAAGCCTCATTTCATCACCAGCAATGACTTGAAGTGGGCATTCAAGCATTCTTGGTGGGGTTACTTTCAATGGCCAGAGCATTTTCTCTCGCGCGCGTTGCGCTGTGcgggtgaggatgaagaaaaggagcCGAAGCCGGTCCGATCAGACGTCACGCAGACTGGATACTACCAGATTCAACTCAAGGACGCGCTTGTTCTGCGCAATAGCGCGCCCGAGTTTCAGTTACCGGGCTATGTGACCTTGCCAGAGGGCGCACCTGAGATTTGTCCTTTGGTAGAGGACACTGTGGACGGCCGCGCTGCTCAAAATGTTGAGATCAAGTGCGATGCTGGGCTTGCCAGTGTTTGGGTTTGCAGCAAGAACATGTCTATCAGCGATGGTCTCACCTACCCTGGCGAGCCGCTCAAGAGTGTGAGATTCTCACTGCGAGAGTTCACGGAGCGGTTGGGCCCTCATGTCAGcgaagaggagaggatggcgacCGGCGGGTTGGATCGGATCGAGGCGCTGGGTATGAATGGGGAAAAGTCTACGTTTCATGACATCTCGACTTGGATGAGGTTGCGAGCGGCTGAGTACATCGATGCAGGTATTCCCGGGACCGACCTTCGCTTCACGAAAACGGCCGTTGGGTCgaacgccgaggaggaggaacgtTCGAAAGGACAGTGGGGCATGAATCATGATTGGAAGTGGACTGTTTTGCTGAAGAGGCGGAGCAAGAGGAAGGGCACCAAGTGGTATGGGACGATTGTGAACGCCACCATGATTGATGTCAGGGTCGGGTGCGCGTTGGACGGTGCCTATGTCTATTACGAGGATGGGTCAAAGGTGCCATGCGGCCCAAGGTTACTCCCTTCGACACAGATGGGAGGACATCAGGCGCGGAAAATGGCGATCCCACCTGGAGTTGAAGTCACCAAGGTGGCCGTCTCCAAGGCTCTGAAGAACCACGACGTCTTAAAAGGCCTGAGAGTGTGGTTGTCTAATGGCCAGGCAAGAGGTGGCTTGAATCTTCAGAGTTTTGCGTCGCATTTGGAGCTGCATGAGGTCAAGGTTCTTG AGCCACCAGCGAATCACAAGATTGTCGGATTCTATGGTACGAGTGGGTCTTGGGGCATGTGCCAAAAATTTGGCATCATGTCAATCCCAAGAGATGTTGAGTTGCCAGGCTCTGTCTACGACATGGAAGAGTTTCAGAATCTTCCTCTTGATCATTACGCCGAGAAGCAGGCAGATGaggcggggtgggagggcgaggtggatgagatggacGAAGATATGGAGGAGGACCCTGACACTGGGTATGATGAGGAGTGGGATGAGAGAACGAGGAAAATATATGGGAAGTAA
- the TVP38_2 gene encoding Tlg2-vesicle protein (COG:U; EggNog:ENOG503P0ZZ) produces the protein MGPDEIEMVPPKTPRGLPPSETDYQPVNWKRLFLRPKYLAMWVVLVVIIILTAIITIYHDKVVEHLRPFAEKVRHLPGGWLIPIVILIVISFPPLFGHEIIALLCGVVYGLWIGFGIVAAGTFLGEVGTWFAFKYLFRQKSEKLERTSLSYGALARITRDGGFWIVLIIRFSAIPTHFSTAVFSTCGVNFWIFAIATFLTLPKQIFLVYLGVLLLQDKPDDAPKNIVFGIAFVLTIVMAGYIGFKMRFVKKILIEEQEERRKALAMPIMDDTANTGDGVLDPERSEVRDPWTGEAQHKFLNRSSQYEALSQNDFSIAMPGPAAGNHTPLGEPSKGPSTAPSGWTTEAVNTPDSPGTPPNEYFGQQPAKGFQWV, from the exons ATGGGGCCCGACGAGATCGAGATGGTACCGCCCAAGACGCCACGCGGTTTGCCCCCCTCAGAAACAGATTACCAGCCCGTCAACTGGAAGAGGCTCTTTTTGCGCCCAAAGTACCTGGCCATGTgggtggtcttggtggttATTATCATTCTGACCGCCATCATTACCATCTATCACGacaaggttgttgag CATCTTCGGCCCTTTGCCGAGAAAGTGCGCCATCTACCCGGCGGGTGGCTAATACCaatcgtcatcctcatcgtgATATCGTTTCCACCTCTATTTGGCCACGAAATCATTGCGTTACTGTGCGGAGTAGTATACGGATTATGGATCGGCTTCGGCATCGTGGCGGCAGGCACCTTTTTGGGAGAAG TTGGTACTTGGTTCGCCTTCAAGTATCTATTTCGACAAAAGTCGGAGAAGCTCGAAAGGACAAGCTTGAGCTACGGCGCCCTGGCGCGCATCACTCGTGATGGGGGTTTCTGG ATTGTCCTGATTATTCGCTTCTCGGCGATACCTACCCACTTTTCCACCGCCGTCTTTTCCACGTGCGGCGTGAACTTCTGGATCTTTGCCATTGCGACGTTCCTTACGCTTCCGAAACAGATCTTTCTCGTCTATCTCGGTGTCCTCCTACTCCAAGACAAGCCGGACGACGCGCCCAAGAACATTGTGTTTGGTATCGCGTTTGTGTTGACCATTGTCATGGCAGGCTACATCGGTTTCAAGATGCGGTTTGTTAAGAAGATCTTGATCGAGGAACAAGAGGAAAGGAGAAAGGCTTTAGCAATGCCGATAATGGATGACACGGCCAATACCGGGGATGGGGTCTTGGACCCAGAAAGAAGCGAGGTTCGTGATCCGTGGACGGGGGAGGCGCAACACAAGTTTCTGAACAGGTCGAGTCAGTATGAGGCCCTTTCCCAGAACGACTTTAGCATCGCGATGCCAGGTCCTGCCGCCGGAAACCACACGCCGCTTGGTGAACCCTCCAAGGGACCGTCCACTGCGCCATCCGGGTGGACGACAGAGGCTGTCAACACACCCGATAGTCCAGGAACGCCGCCAAACGAGTACTTTGGGCAGCAACCGGCAAAAGGGTTTCAGTGGGTGTGA
- a CDS encoding hypothetical protein (COG:S; EggNog:ENOG503NX77) produces MRPSKGLFAGAFLIDKTAAQNDKPGPLVIPGSQYFEGNDGPWSTFDIRVGTPEQFIRVLPSTASPHTLVPLTELACSREAFGTIPPDCAVSRGNLFDPNESSTWQDIGQYGINHDGVGLGAHLGYDVGVQFGLEKLGLGLNGPEFDDQTVGMIAAPEPFYLGIFGLSNQPMNFTSLANTSSPSFLTTLKDQKKIPSLSYSYTAGAKYRLKQVYGQLVFSGYDTSRFRENSVSFSLAEDITRDLVVVVQSISYSGSNSATLLNEPIEMFIDSTDPNIWLPEEACEAFEEAFGLQLDEESGLYLVNDTHRNRLLDSDAQVSFRLSDVRSGGDTVTIVLPYAAFDLTAEAPLVANTSHYFPLRRANSSSQYTLGRTFLQEAYLSVDYERKAFNLSSCIWNQGAQETIIPITSPDDPNADLDPSSNSSSGSSNLSTGAIAGIVVGAVLGAGLIAGGIALCFLRKRRKWIGSTYAAKEPEPDESVLKGPVFNSPSFRHASESTMQNGSSSVPFSAADVSGAKSTPTTMGHSHSGSGPSPGMVTGVSANETGTSGGTVELDGDGTAVKPNTELDGKEVQKPLPAVAENPPGVFELPGVKAGADSGSKAMEPQQEQHRAPSTVGSLPSVDEGRDRTPSPLTSTVGPNWRPGRVSMMEPVSPDTPVGRPSDRPF; encoded by the exons ATGCGCCCCTCAAAAGGCCTATTTGCAGGTGCCTTCTTGATTGACAAGACAGCTGCGCAAAACGACAAGCCAGGCCCTCTTGTAATTCCTGGTAGTCAGTACTT CGAAGGTAACGATGGCCCATGGAGCACATTCGATATCCGGGTCGGCACACCGGAGCAGTTCATCAGGGTGCTCCCTTCAACAGCATCACCCCATACACTAGTGCCACTAACAGAACTTGCCTGCTCACGAGAGGCATTTGGCACCATACCTCCCGACTGCGCCGTTTCAAGAGGCAACTTGTTTGACCCCAACGAGTCCTCGACCTGGCAAGACATAGGCCAATACGGGATCAACCATGACGGCGTTGGACTTGGGGCGCATCTTGGGTACGATGTGGGAGTTCAGTTTGGGCTGGAAAAGTTGGGACTGGGGCTCAACGGGCCTGAGTTTGACGATCAGACAGTGGGCATGATAGCTGCTCCAGAGCCGTTTTATCT GGGCATCTTTGGTCTCAGCAATCAGCCCATGAATTTCACTTCCTTGGCCAAcacctcatcgccatcctTCTTGACGACCCTGAAAGACCAAAAGAAAATTCCAAGTCTCAGCTACAGCTACACAGCCGGGGCGAAATACCGGCTGAAACAGGTCTACGGTCAATTAGTGTTCTCCGGATATGACACGTCTCGATTCAGGGAGAATTCGGTGTCGTTTTCTTTGGCAGAAGACATCACCCGAGAtctggtggttgtggtcCAGTCCATCAGCTACAGCGGATCCAACTCTGCCACCCTCCTTAACGAACCCATCGAGATGTTCATCGACTCGACAGACCCCAACATCTGGCTGCCAGAAGAAGCTTGTGAAGCGTTTGAGGAAGCGTTTGGACTGCAACTCGATGAGGAATCAGGTTTGTATCTTGTGAACGACACACACAGAAACAGACTCCTCGACTCGGACGCACAAGTCTCTTTCAGACTTTCTGATGTCAGGTCGGGCGGAGACACCGTAACCATTGTCCTCCCCTATGCCGCGTTTGACCTGACAGCCGAGGCTCCTCTGGTAGCCAACACCAGCCACTACTTCCCCTTGCGACGAGCCAACAGCTCCTCGCAGTACACACTCGGCCGAACATTCCTACAAGAAGC CTACCTCTCCGTAGACTACGAACGCAAagccttcaacctctcctcctgcatcTGGAACCAAGGCGCCCAAGaaaccatcatccccatcacctcccccgacgACCCAAACGCCGACCTCGACCCATCCAgcaactcctcctcaggcAGCTCCAACCTCAGCACCGGCGCCATAGCCGGCATCGTCGTTGGCGCCGTCCTCGGCGCCGGCCTCATCGCAGGCGGCATAGCGCTTTGCTTCCTCCGCAAACGTAGAAAATGGATCGGATCAACCTACGCAGCCAAGGAGCCCGAGCCGGACGAGTCAGTCCTCAAGGGACCCGTCTTCAACTCGCCCTCCTTCAGGCACGCGTCAGAGTCGACGATGCAGAACGGATCCAGCTCGGTGCCCTTTTCAGCAGCGGACGTGTCCGGCGCGAAGTCAACGCCTACGACGATGGGCCACTCGCATTCAGGGTCGGGGCCGAGTCCGGGCATGGTGACGGGGGTGTCCGCCAATGAGACTGGGACGTCGGGTGGCACTGTGgagttggatggggatggtaCGGCGGTCAAGCCTAACACGGAGCTTGACGGGAAGGAGGTGCAGAAGCCGCTGCCGGCTGTGGCAGAGAACCCGCCGGGTGTGTTTGAGCTTCCTGGGGTCAAGGCTGGGGCGGACAGCGGGAGTAAAGCGATGGAAccgcagcaggagcagcatcGGGCACCTTCAACGGTTGGGTCTTTGCCGTCGGTCGATGAAGGAAGAGATAGAACCCCTTCACCACTAACGTCTACTGTCGGACCCAACTGGAGGCCTGGGAGGGTGAGCATGATGGAACCGGTGTCGCCTGACACACCTGTTGGGAGACCTTCGGATCGGCCATTTTAG
- a CDS encoding hypothetical protein (EggNog:ENOG503PF40): MLSSLKTLAPLGLLIPNVVASRDDDGDDVRFRVDSTTIYDPQCTASVTVYNTTVVQKTQFVDYIVNITKTNTCYESTTVTLNYTVSVTNTDTDLVTITNTGTDLVTITNTDTDSVTITDTDTDSVTITTTDTDAVTITTTDTDAVTITTTDTDAVTITTTDTDAVTITTTDTDAVTITTTDTDAVTITTTDTDSTTITRTVYTTTYDPCPKSCSISAASVHLYYWPTDRPYTYPTTYVDPSLSYTFTSPSVYMYIPSAQGVNTLGERVEPSTTNWILPLDLYEVSTIARGSNATRQLTLADLGTNCPQTYNPTAIATIPRDCDPMLAAPSQVRSWAYPCNACGRFGLFDPPYAVPTTTGLLGPSTVVVTAEPITVTAPPVVETSPPPPPPPPPVTTGALVIEYRDEDGNIVSATTIATTGASGGTSTSTVVVAPTNTDGSSLPTETGMVPEPSGGESSNIFTILPTDTIIPQPGETGLPTATTGAPDDEPPVEVTSLPTTTVATAAGRKLVASRSLWWVMPSVAAILFCL; encoded by the exons ATGCTGTCGTCTTTGAAGACATTAGCGCCCTTGGGGCTGCTGATCCCGAATGTTGTAGCCTctagagatgatgatg GGGACGACGTTCGCTTCAGAGTTGATAGCACTACAATCTACGACCCCCAATGCACGGCCAGTGTGACGGTGTACAACACAACGGTGGTGCAAAAGACACAGTTTGTTGACTACATCGTCAACATTACAAAAACCAACACTTGTTACGAGTCTACGACTGTGACGCTCAACTATACCGTGTCTGTCACCAACACAGACACAGACTTGGTCACtatcaccaacaccggcaccgacCTTGTTACCATCACAAACACCGATACCGACTCCGTGACCATCACCGACACCGACACGGACTCTGTCACCATCACAACGACTGACACAGATGCCGTAACAATCACAACGACAGACACAGATGCCGTAACAATCACAACGACAGACACAGATGCCGTAACAATCACAACGACAGACACAGACGCTGTCACCATTACCACTACCGATACAGATGCCGTTACCATCACCACTACGGACACTGATGCAGTCACAATCACAACAACTGACACCGACTCGACCACTATCACCAGAACTGTCTACACGACCACCTATGACCCCTGCCCAAAGTCATGCTCCATCTCCGCCGCCAGCGTCCACCTCTACTACTGGCCCACGGACAGGCCGTACACCTATCCAACCACCTATGTCGACCCCTCGCTGTCCTACACCTTCACCTCTCCCTCGGTCTACATGTACATCCCCTCCGCCCAGGGCGTCAACACCCTAGGCGAGCGCGTGGAACCCTCCACAACAAACTGGATCCTTCCTCTCGACCTCTACGAAgtctccaccatcgcccgTGGCTCCAACGCCACCAGGCAGCTCACCCTCGCCGACCTGGGAACCAACTGCCCGCAAACCTACAACCCGaccgccatcgccaccatCCCGAGGGACTGCGACCCCATGCTTGCAGCCCCCAGCCAAGTCCGATCCTGGGCCTACCCTTGCAACGCCTGCGGCCGGTTCGGTCTCTTCGACCCCCCCTATGCAgtcccaaccaccactggACTTCTCGGCCCGTCGACCGTCGTGGTTACCGCCGAGCCGATCACGGTGACTGCCCCTCCTGTGGTTGAgacttctccccctccaccaccaccgccaccccccgTGACAACGGGAGCGCTGGTGATCGAGTACCGCGACGAGGATGGAAATATCGTCTCAGCGACGACGATTGCCACAACGGGGGCTAGCGGTGGTACATCGACTAGCACGGTTGTCGTTGCGCCCACGAACACGGATGGTTCATCTCTCCCCACAGAGACAGGAATGGTCCCGGAGCCATCGGGTGGTGAAAGTTCAAACATTTTTACCATACTCCCCACGGACACTATTATTCCACAGCCGGGAGAGACTGGTTTGCCGACAGCAACGACAGGTGCGCCTGACGATGAGCCGCCTGTTGAGGTGACGTCGCTGCCTACTACGACggtggcgacggcggcggggaggaagctTGTTGCTTCGAGGTCGCTGTGGTGGGTTATGCCTAGTGTGGCGGCgattttgttttgtttgtaa
- a CDS encoding hypothetical protein (CAZy:AA9; COG:G; EggNog:ENOG503NTVG) — protein MLFSTSTLAALLAFTPLISAHATMFGVFVNGQDQGDGRNKYIRSPKTNDPVRDLQSPDIVCNTNGGTPAPDFVSAPAGATLSFRWFHFRPEDPTDILDPSHKGAIITYIAPFTEGNGAQPIWSKIAEEGFENGEWATIKMIANKGRADFKLPASLAAGKYLIRQELLALHMADINFKVDNTRGPESYPSCVQVEVTGGGEAVPDQDFDFNRGYTYDDPGLFFNIYVPFDKYTPPGPPVFQG, from the coding sequence ATGCTTTTCAGCACCTCAACACTCGCCGCCTTACTGGCATTCACCCCCCTAATCTCCGCCCACGCAACCATGTTCGGCGTTTTCGTCAACGGCCAAGACCAAGGCGACGGCCGCAACAAGTACATCcgctcccccaaaaccaacgACCCCGTCCGCGATCTCCAATCCCCCGACATCGTCTGCAACACCAACGGCGGCACCCCAGCACCGGACTTCGTCTCCGCCCCAGCAGGagccaccctctccttccgCTGGTTCCACTTCCGCCCCGAAGACCCAACCGACATCCTCGACCCTTCCCACAAGGGCGCCATCATCACTTACATCGCCCCCTTCACCGAAGGCAACGGTGCTCAGCCCATCTGGTCAAAGattgcggaggagggctttgagAATGGCGAGTGGgccaccatcaagatgaTTGCCAACAAGGGGCGCGCCGACTTCAAGCTGCCTGCTAGTTTGGCGGCGGGGAAGTATCTCATTCGGCAGGAGCTGCTGGCGCTGCATATGGCGGATATCAACTTCAAGGTTGACAACACGAGGGGGCCAGAGAGCTACCCTAGCTGTGTTCAGGTCGAGGTTacgggcgggggggaggcggtgccGGACCAGGATTTTGACTTTAATAGGGGTTATACGTATGATGATCCGGGGTTATTTTTTAACATTTATGTGCCGTTTGACAAGTACACGCCGCCTGGGCCGCCGGTGTTCCAGGGGTGA
- a CDS encoding hypothetical protein (COG:E; EggNog:ENOG503NZB6): MSTPVPPGHPDFDPAENKRRMEAGELYYAFHPDISSARRKCIAACNDFNAVGSRADFTRRQMVELWKKIICDDTPNPPVLADPTQDEAQFTLAYPYIDGPIKVDMGFNLKFGEQVYINYNSTWLDTCTITVGSRTLIGPNCSFYTATHPLDPFQRNGLKGPEAGKPIVIGEDCWFGGSVTVLGGVTIGRGVTVGAGSVVTKDVPDFVVVVGNPARIVRRLDEAKERWERGERIGESA, encoded by the exons ATGtccacccccgtccccccagGCCACCCCGACTTCGACCCCGCCGAAAACAAACGGCGCATGGAAGCCGGCGAGCTCTACTACGCCTTCCACCCCGACATCTCCAGCGCCCGCAGAAAATGCATCGCCGCCTGCAACGACTTCAACGCCGTAGGCTCCCGCGCTGACTTCACCCGGCGGCAAATGGTTGAGCTGTGGAAAAA AATTATCTGTGAcgacacccccaacccccccgtCCTCGCAGACCCCACACAGGACGAAGCCCAGTTCACCCTCGCCTACCCCTACATTGACGGCCCCATCAAGGTCGACATGGGGTTCAACCTCAAGTTTGGGGAGCAAGTTTACATCAACTACAACTCCACTTGGCTGGATACTTGTACTATCACCGTTGGGTCAAGGACGCTGATTGGACCGAATTGCTCGTTCTATACCGCTACTCACCCTCTTGATCCGTTTCAGAGGAATGGGCTCAAGGGGCCGGAGGCGGGGAAGCCGATTGTGATTGGGGAGGATTGCTGGTTTGGGGGAAGTGTGActgttttggggggtgtGACtattgggaggggggttacTGTTGGGGCGGGGAGTGTGGTGACCAAGGATGTGCCTgattttgttgttgtggttggtaaCCCGGCGAGGAttgtgaggaggttggatgaGGCGAAGGaaaggtgggagaggggcgAAAGGATCGGGGAGAGTGCGtaa
- a CDS encoding hypothetical protein (COG:O; EggNog:ENOG503NVK4) gives MSPIPSLPQEAITTLLNFTLQDRITGSLIGSALGDTIGLYTEFLSSTQAATSYPSRTFTLHPNPTPFHLDRHRAPFTPGHWTDDTDHSLLLLLSFLHQSTPSSHVFPTQSDFASRLRIWASQGFKPLGTMPLGLGRLLGTVLASKGFAEEPEEIARGYWRGTNRFAAPNGSLMRTHVLGLVTVWEEETKCFELGAEISRATHVDPRGEDIDGVIERGRRWYESVVGRREEDPGVDWEELWRVCDGKDGLEGLRLDDGASIGFVYKTLGAGVVLLRMAMDRNCGVLDRSMLFEELITELVMKGGDADTNACFAGALLGAYLGFAALPDHWRNGMVHGKWLVGKAESLCQVLNVKDGQYNGQEDADTAPLGGKPEISQQDMEAKWMVFQQEVVRKMEEAKKTDETKNTEPKSKSAWSVPWKKPKKP, from the exons ATGTCACCCATCCCGTCCCTCCCCcaagaagccatcaccaccctcctcaacttcacCCTCCAAGACCGCATCACCGGCTCCCTCATCGGCTCAGCCCTAGGCGATACAATAGGCCTCTACACCGAGTTCCTCTCCTCGACCCAAGCAGCGACATCTTACCCCTCCCgcaccttcaccctccaccccaaccccacccccttccacctcgaccgcCACCGCGCCCCTTTCACCCCAGGCCACTGGACAGACGACACCgaccactccctcctcctcctcctctcttttttACATCAGTCCACACCATCAAGCCACGTCTTCCCTACGCAGAGTGATTTCGCCTCCCGCTTGAGAATATGGGCTTCTCAGGGGTTCAAGCCGTTGGGGACGATGCCGCTcggattggggaggttgcTTGGGACTGTGTTGGCGAGCAAGGGGTTTGCGGAAGAGCCGGAAGAAATCGCGAGGGGGTACTGGAGGGGAACCAACAGATTTGCTGCGCCGAATGGGAGTTTAATGAGGACCCatgtgttggggttggtgacggtttgggaggaggaaactAAGTGTTTTGAGTTGGGGGCGGAGATTTCGAGGGCGACGCATGTTGATCCTAG GGGAGAGGATATTGACGGGGTGAttgagagagggaggaggtggtatGAGAGTGTAGTAGGGAGGCGGGAAGAGGATCCGGGGGTGGATTGGGAGGAGTTGTGGAGGGTTTGTGATGGAAAAGATGGGCTGGaagggttgaggttggatgatggggcTTCGATTGGGTTTGTCTATAAGACgttgggggcgggggtggtgttgcttAGGATGGCCATGGACAGAAACTGTGGGGTGCTCGACCGATCAATGCTTTTTGAGGAGCTAATCACGGAGCTGGTTATGAAGGGTGGAGATGCCGACACAAATGCCTGCTTTGCTGGAGCGTTGCTTGGAGCCTATCTGGGCTTTGCTGCGTTGCCAGATCACTGGAGAAACGGCATGGTACATGGAAAATGGCTGGTTGGCAAGGCGGAATCCCTGTGTCAGGTTCTTAACGTGAAGGATGGTCAGTACAACGGTCAGGAAGATGCTGATACTGCCCCTCTTGGGGGTAAGCCGGAGATCAGCCAGCAGGATATGGAAGCGAAGTGGATGGTGTTTCAGCAGGAAGTAGTGAGGAAAATGGAGGAAGCAAAGAAGACCGACGAGACCAAAAATACGGAGCCCAAGTCAAAGTCGGCTTGGTCTGTCCCCTGgaagaaaccaaaaaagCCGTGA